In Leuconostocaceae bacterium ESL0723, the following proteins share a genomic window:
- a CDS encoding o-succinylbenzoate--CoA ligase, translating into MENWLTKRVNLTPARPAVTFEDQVLTFAEVAKKANDLAAKVSPLSDQPRIGLVIKNDLASYLTILAVLQTGKTIVFFNRRLAAPEIDQQIQDANLDLVITDDDYSVDLAVRQQLTLEELRTNPANPDFAPVKNYEPEAIASVMYTSGTTGKPKGVLQSFANHFYSAMGSALNLGLQADDAWLTVVPLFHISGFSIMMRQLLYGMRLDLMAKFDAHAVNQRLLTKPVSHISVVPVMLQEMLADLKPGQVYQDKFRVLLLGGGPSSKAMLQAAQDHQIPVVQSYGMTETASQVVALDPQMALAKLGSVGKPLFPVSLKLVDDQGQPSQVGQVWLQTPTLSPGYLNQAKRATGPDAWFDTGDYGHLDEDGFLYIAGRRGDMISSGGENVFPQEVEEVLGHFPGLNQVVVVGQPDAKWGMVPVAILDRDIDIKDLRAYGRTHLAHYKAPQRFYWTDHWPRTASGKIKRQALQDQLNQLKELK; encoded by the coding sequence ATGGAAAATTGGTTAACAAAGCGGGTTAATTTAACGCCAGCGCGCCCGGCGGTCACTTTTGAAGACCAGGTTCTGACCTTTGCGGAGGTGGCTAAAAAGGCTAATGACTTGGCGGCTAAAGTCAGTCCTCTCAGTGACCAGCCGCGGATTGGCCTAGTTATTAAAAATGATTTAGCCAGTTACCTGACCATTCTAGCTGTTTTACAAACTGGGAAAACCATTGTTTTTTTCAACCGTCGCTTGGCAGCGCCTGAAATTGACCAGCAAATCCAAGATGCCAATCTTGACCTGGTGATTACTGATGATGACTACTCGGTTGACTTAGCTGTTAGACAACAACTAACCTTAGAGGAATTAAGGACCAATCCTGCCAACCCGGACTTTGCCCCCGTTAAAAATTATGAACCAGAAGCCATTGCCAGCGTGATGTACACCTCTGGTACTACTGGTAAGCCCAAGGGCGTCTTGCAGAGCTTTGCCAACCATTTTTATTCAGCGATGGGGAGCGCCTTAAACCTGGGTCTCCAGGCCGATGATGCCTGGCTAACCGTGGTGCCGCTCTTTCATATTTCTGGTTTTTCAATTATGATGCGGCAACTGCTCTATGGCATGCGGCTGGATTTGATGGCCAAGTTTGATGCCCACGCAGTCAACCAACGCCTCCTAACAAAGCCGGTAAGCCATATTTCCGTGGTGCCGGTCATGCTTCAGGAAATGTTGGCTGATTTAAAACCAGGCCAGGTCTACCAGGATAAGTTCCGGGTCCTCTTGTTAGGGGGCGGTCCCAGTAGCAAGGCCATGCTCCAGGCGGCCCAAGACCACCAAATTCCAGTGGTGCAGTCTTATGGGATGACCGAAACCGCTTCCCAGGTAGTCGCCTTAGATCCACAAATGGCGCTGGCTAAGCTGGGTTCGGTTGGTAAGCCCCTCTTCCCGGTCAGTCTAAAATTAGTTGATGACCAGGGCCAACCCAGCCAGGTCGGCCAGGTTTGGCTACAGACTCCGACCCTAAGCCCCGGTTATTTGAACCAAGCTAAGCGCGCAACCGGGCCAGATGCCTGGTTTGACACTGGTGATTATGGTCACCTAGATGAAGATGGCTTCCTATATATAGCCGGTCGGCGCGGGGACATGATCAGTTCCGGTGGCGAAAATGTCTTTCCCCAGGAAGTGGAAGAGGTCCTCGGTCACTTCCCCGGACTTAATCAAGTCGTGGTGGTTGGACAACCGGATGCTAAGTGGGGGATGGTGCCGGTTGCTATCTTAGACCGGGATATTGATATCAAGGACTTGCGGGCCTATGGGCGGACGCACTTAGCCCACTACAAGGCGCCCCAGCGTTTTTATTGGACTGATCACTGGCCCCGGACGGCTAGTGGCAAGATTAAGCGGCAGGCCCTCCAGGACCAGCTCAACCAGTTAAAGGAACTCAAATAA
- a CDS encoding chloride channel protein — translation MQPSEATVLKHVKNQAPQWAALLIATVVVGAVVGLSSALLSEFLGVVERFFLHFHESLHQPVASSVPSLRRLGAVFLGGLIAAAVWWWQRNRLRPFVGIKGALQGKTMPVGSTVVNVLTQIFYVGTGGSVGRELAPRQAGVMLAQRWEMLSQKIGLAELSDTDRKLILASAAGAGFAGVYIAPFTGMLFAVEMLLKKITVKTVSISLVMSVVAMAVGALAKGYGPYYSLADMHFSHATWILVILLGPLAGLLGGLGRRAFAWAEAYQTQGRGIFWQLPLAAGLTSLIAMAFPAIMGNGRGIVQLAIDSHPAVVGILLVGGLAKLVMTVGTIRAGAAGGTLTPAIALGAVVGVAALTLVHPWFMAVPFGQAAILGGACFLAASQQAPLMAMLMMFEITHLDYSAMMPLSLGVALATLASQLVVAPQERLRWWG, via the coding sequence ATGCAGCCTAGCGAAGCAACGGTATTAAAACATGTTAAAAACCAGGCACCCCAGTGGGCCGCCCTTTTAATTGCGACCGTGGTGGTTGGCGCGGTGGTCGGTTTGAGTTCCGCCCTCCTGTCCGAATTTTTGGGCGTGGTGGAACGCTTCTTCCTGCACTTTCACGAAAGTTTACACCAGCCTGTTGCGAGTTCGGTGCCATCGTTGCGCCGTCTGGGTGCCGTCTTTTTAGGGGGCTTAATTGCGGCTGCTGTCTGGTGGTGGCAGCGGAACCGGCTGCGGCCCTTTGTGGGCATTAAGGGCGCCTTGCAGGGGAAAACCATGCCAGTTGGCAGCACGGTGGTCAATGTTTTGACCCAGATTTTCTATGTTGGGACCGGCGGTTCGGTTGGACGGGAATTAGCGCCCCGGCAGGCCGGAGTAATGCTGGCCCAACGCTGGGAAATGCTCAGTCAAAAAATCGGCCTGGCCGAACTCAGTGATACCGACCGTAAGTTGATTTTAGCTTCGGCGGCCGGCGCTGGTTTTGCTGGGGTTTATATTGCCCCCTTTACCGGCATGCTCTTTGCCGTTGAAATGTTATTGAAAAAAATTACGGTAAAAACTGTTTCGATTAGTCTGGTAATGTCGGTAGTAGCCATGGCGGTCGGTGCCCTGGCCAAGGGTTATGGTCCTTACTATTCTCTAGCGGACATGCACTTTTCCCACGCGACTTGGATCCTAGTGATTTTGCTAGGACCGCTGGCCGGACTCCTCGGCGGTCTGGGCCGCCGGGCCTTCGCCTGGGCTGAAGCGTACCAAACCCAGGGTCGGGGAATTTTTTGGCAGTTGCCCCTAGCGGCCGGTCTGACCAGCTTGATTGCCATGGCCTTTCCAGCCATCATGGGTAACGGTCGGGGGATTGTGCAACTCGCCATCGACAGTCATCCGGCCGTGGTTGGTATCTTACTAGTTGGTGGACTGGCTAAGCTGGTCATGACGGTCGGGACGATTCGGGCCGGCGCAGCCGGCGGGACCTTGACTCCGGCCATTGCCCTGGGGGCAGTCGTGGGTGTGGCAGCGCTTACCCTGGTCCACCCTTGGTTTATGGCCGTGCCTTTTGGACAGGCGGCCATCTTGGGTGGGGCCTGTTTCCTAGCGGCTTCTCAACAGGCACCGCTGATGGCCATGTTGATGATGTTTGAAATTACCCACCTGGACTATTCCGCCATGATGCCCCTTAGCCTGGGCGTTGCTCTGGCTACACTGGCTTCCCAGCTAGTAGTTGCGCCACAAGAACGGTTACGCTGGTGGGGTTAA
- a CDS encoding copper-translocating P-type ATPase — protein sequence MDMNHSGDHDMGGMDMDQHGGHDMSGMDMGHDMGGMHGMHGMAGMAGMNMGDMRRRFWWSLSLMVIIVIITPFMGMILPFTITFPGSQWVTAVLSIALYLIGTKPFFDGAVSELKSHKPAMMSLISMGLLVTFWYSIYALLANAFLGAHVMDYFWEFATLTVIMLLGHLIEMSATMRAGDATAELRKLMPDTAHVKHGDTFMDMPASQLENGMVVQVQAGESFPADGEIQSGQTQVDESLMTGESKLISKKVGDPVIGGSINGDGTVLVKLNKVGNQSFVGQLQATLLASQTSKSVVETLASRVASWLFWVALVFAIGALIIWTPINGFSYAINIAVTTLVIACPHALGLAVPMVIQRTKAIAAKDGILIKNNQAVLSSSKTIKYALMDKTGTLTNGNFSVQDLTTYQDFDRNQVLAIMSGLDQQSSHPLAQSILNYAKDQQVTPATAENVKALPGYGITGEIKDQDYALVSNKYLDEHHIDYQPLKSDATVSYLTDGRQVLAAIAQGDTIKDSAQAFIDSLKRDHIIPVLVTGDNQTTANRVAQQLSITEVKSQVSPQDKIKLVKEYQAKGPVMMIGDGINDAPALAQANLSVAIGAGTKVAQASADAVLISPSLTKISDLISLSRHASRKQVENLCWGAGYNIIAIPAAAGVFAFAGITLNPMIGAIVMSLSTVIVAVNAMLLRK from the coding sequence ATGGACATGAACCATTCCGGTGACCATGACATGGGCGGGATGGATATGGACCAGCATGGCGGTCATGATATGAGTGGCATGGACATGGGTCACGACATGGGTGGCATGCACGGGATGCATGGCATGGCTGGTATGGCCGGCATGAATATGGGTGACATGCGCCGCCGCTTCTGGTGGTCCCTGAGTCTGATGGTCATTATCGTCATCATCACTCCCTTTATGGGCATGATTTTACCTTTCACAATCACCTTCCCTGGTAGCCAGTGGGTGACCGCCGTTTTGTCGATTGCTCTCTACTTAATTGGCACCAAGCCCTTCTTTGACGGGGCCGTGAGCGAACTGAAAAGTCACAAGCCAGCCATGATGAGCCTGATTAGCATGGGTCTGCTGGTAACCTTCTGGTATTCCATTTACGCCCTCTTGGCCAACGCCTTCCTCGGCGCCCACGTAATGGACTACTTCTGGGAGTTTGCGACCTTAACGGTCATCATGCTCCTGGGCCACTTGATTGAAATGTCTGCAACCATGCGGGCCGGTGATGCCACCGCCGAACTGCGGAAGTTGATGCCGGATACCGCCCACGTAAAACACGGCGACACCTTCATGGACATGCCGGCCAGCCAGTTGGAAAACGGCATGGTCGTACAAGTCCAGGCCGGTGAATCTTTCCCAGCCGATGGCGAAATTCAAAGCGGTCAAACCCAGGTCGATGAGTCCCTGATGACCGGTGAGAGTAAGTTAATTAGTAAAAAAGTCGGTGACCCAGTCATTGGTGGTAGCATCAACGGCGACGGCACCGTCCTCGTCAAGCTCAACAAGGTCGGTAACCAAAGCTTTGTCGGCCAGCTGCAGGCTACCCTACTAGCATCACAAACTAGTAAGTCAGTGGTAGAAACCCTGGCCAGCCGGGTGGCTTCCTGGCTGTTCTGGGTGGCCCTGGTCTTTGCCATTGGCGCCTTGATTATCTGGACACCAATCAACGGTTTTTCTTATGCCATTAACATTGCCGTTACCACCCTGGTGATTGCCTGCCCCCACGCCCTGGGGCTGGCCGTACCAATGGTTATCCAGCGGACTAAGGCCATTGCGGCCAAGGATGGTATTTTAATTAAGAATAACCAGGCGGTCCTATCTAGCAGCAAGACCATTAAGTACGCCCTGATGGATAAAACCGGTACCTTAACCAATGGTAACTTCAGCGTCCAGGACCTAACGACTTACCAGGACTTTGACCGCAACCAGGTCCTGGCCATCATGAGTGGTCTGGACCAACAATCCAGTCATCCCCTGGCCCAGTCAATTTTGAACTATGCTAAGGATCAACAGGTTACACCCGCTACTGCCGAGAACGTTAAAGCCCTACCAGGCTATGGGATTACCGGTGAAATTAAGGACCAGGATTACGCCCTGGTTTCAAATAAGTACCTAGACGAACACCACATTGATTATCAACCTCTCAAGAGTGATGCCACGGTTTCTTACCTAACTGATGGTCGCCAGGTGCTGGCCGCCATTGCCCAGGGAGACACCATCAAGGATTCAGCCCAAGCCTTCATTGACAGCCTCAAGCGCGACCACATCATCCCCGTCTTGGTGACCGGTGACAACCAGACCACGGCTAACCGGGTAGCCCAGCAACTGAGCATCACCGAGGTTAAGTCCCAGGTTTCACCTCAAGATAAGATCAAGCTGGTCAAGGAATACCAGGCCAAGGGCCCTGTCATGATGATTGGAGATGGTATCAATGATGCCCCAGCCCTAGCCCAGGCCAACCTCAGTGTGGCCATCGGAGCCGGAACCAAGGTGGCCCAAGCTTCAGCCGATGCCGTTTTGATTTCCCCTAGTCTGACTAAGATTAGTGACCTGATTAGCCTCAGCCGGCACGCCAGCCGCAAACAGGTTGAAAACCTTTGCTGGGGAGCTGGCTATAACATCATTGCCATCCCAGCAGCCGCCGGCGTCTTTGCCTTTGCTGGCATTACATTAAACCCCATGATTGGGGCGATTGTTATGTCGCTATCAACGGTCATTGTGGCGGTTAACGCCATGCTGTTACGCAAATAA
- a CDS encoding aquaporin codes for MRKYLGEFIGTLLFIFFVSTSLVYMTAFQLSQVFDIMLIFGLAVGVTTYLFGSWSNGGYYNPAVTLGAMVQRKISWQTGLGYMLAQLVGALVGMALTIASINGIVNGQKVTQGQTLGTTEILSALRPTSTTSVGPYTFAVELLLTFLVVYVTLKVLSEKKATAPVLVGIVLTLAMFVAYPMTGGALNPVRVLAPLFFGGNPSWILALVYLVAEFLAGALAGLVATYDHSQNKL; via the coding sequence ATGCGTAAGTATCTGGGTGAATTTATTGGCACCCTCCTATTTATCTTCTTTGTTAGCACCAGCCTGGTTTATATGACTGCCTTCCAGCTTTCACAGGTCTTTGACATCATGTTAATCTTTGGCCTGGCTGTCGGTGTGACTACCTATCTCTTTGGCTCGTGGTCAAATGGTGGTTACTACAACCCCGCCGTAACCTTGGGGGCTATGGTTCAGCGGAAGATTTCCTGGCAGACTGGCCTGGGCTACATGCTGGCCCAGCTGGTCGGAGCGCTGGTTGGTATGGCTCTAACTATTGCTAGTATTAACGGCATTGTCAATGGGCAAAAGGTTACCCAGGGACAAACCCTGGGCACCACTGAGATTCTCAGTGCCCTTCGGCCCACCAGCACCACTAGTGTGGGCCCCTACACCTTTGCCGTCGAACTCCTGCTAACTTTTCTGGTGGTTTATGTGACCCTTAAAGTGTTGTCTGAGAAAAAGGCCACCGCACCGGTTCTGGTTGGAATTGTCTTAACCCTGGCTATGTTTGTGGCCTATCCAATGACTGGCGGGGCCTTAAACCCCGTCCGAGTTTTGGCACCACTCTTCTTTGGTGGCAATCCTTCCTGGATTTTGGCCCTGGTTTACCTGGTTGCTGAATTTCTGGCTGGTGCCCTAGCTGGACTGGTTGCGA
- the ubiE gene encoding bifunctional demethylmenaquinone methyltransferase/2-methoxy-6-polyprenyl-1,4-benzoquinol methylase UbiE translates to MVRSPKNTNVAGLFDHIAPEYDKMNNIISLGNHQHWRRQVMAQIQLPAAGHFLDVATGTADWALALAQASDANSRVVGLDFSAQMLAVGQKKVAASPVAAKIQLVQGDAMHLPFEDQSFDLVTIGFGLRNLPDPKQGLMEMYRVLKPGGQLMILETSQPTNPIIKPFWRLYVGKLMPWFGQVFAHGKGSAYQYLDETTEHFMDYQALSQLLANLGYQDVTVKRFSFGAAAAHFARKPD, encoded by the coding sequence ATGGTACGTTCTCCTAAAAACACCAACGTGGCCGGTCTCTTTGACCACATTGCCCCTGAATATGACAAGATGAATAACATTATCAGCCTGGGCAATCACCAGCACTGGCGCCGGCAGGTCATGGCTCAGATTCAATTACCGGCTGCCGGTCATTTTCTGGATGTTGCAACCGGCACAGCTGACTGGGCCCTGGCTTTGGCTCAGGCCAGCGACGCCAATAGTCGGGTAGTCGGCTTAGACTTTAGTGCCCAGATGCTGGCTGTCGGTCAAAAAAAGGTGGCGGCCAGTCCAGTGGCGGCCAAAATCCAGCTGGTTCAGGGGGATGCCATGCACCTACCCTTTGAGGACCAAAGTTTTGACCTGGTGACGATTGGCTTTGGCCTGCGCAACCTGCCCGACCCTAAACAAGGTCTAATGGAAATGTACCGGGTCTTAAAGCCGGGTGGTCAGTTAATGATTTTGGAAACCTCCCAGCCCACTAATCCAATTATTAAACCCTTTTGGCGCCTCTACGTAGGTAAATTGATGCCGTGGTTTGGTCAGGTCTTTGCCCATGGTAAGGGTTCAGCCTACCAGTACCTGGATGAAACCACCGAGCACTTTATGGACTACCAGGCCCTTTCCCAGCTTTTGGCAAATCTGGGATATCAGGATGTAACGGTTAAGCGCTTTAGTTTTGGGGCCGCGGCGGCCCACTTTGCCCGCAAACCAGATTGA